In Chitinophagales bacterium, a single genomic region encodes these proteins:
- a CDS encoding efflux RND transporter periplasmic adaptor subunit, with the protein MKSWIFWGSIILFIGGIIFYNKVLNAPKAQGGMMAMGKGGSQQAMPVSVIIAKAENVESTIDATGTLTALDEVELKPETSGKIVLLNINEGAHVSKGALLLKINDAELQAQLKKLQLQKDVAVRNEDRLKKLLAINGVGQQDYDIALNQLNNIISDIQLLQAQIEKTEIRAPFSGKIGLRNVSNGAVITQGTTVATLVNSDKLRVDFFVPERYAGVVAIGKQVQLEIDGIATPIQAKVIATESKIDLASRNIKVRAEIENTKHLMPGSFAKVKLNIQTENSILIPSGIVIAEARGKKVMRFENGKATPVAIETGIRTKDAVQVISGITAGDTIISSGIMFLKPNAEVTVSKVE; encoded by the coding sequence ATGAAGTCTTGGATTTTTTGGGGTTCTATTATTCTGTTTATTGGTGGCATTATTTTTTACAACAAAGTTCTAAATGCACCCAAAGCACAAGGAGGTATGATGGCAATGGGCAAGGGCGGCTCGCAGCAAGCTATGCCCGTATCTGTAATTATTGCCAAAGCAGAAAATGTAGAAAGCACCATTGATGCTACCGGCACACTTACTGCATTAGACGAAGTAGAACTAAAACCCGAAACAAGTGGCAAAATTGTACTCTTAAATATAAATGAAGGCGCACATGTAAGTAAAGGCGCATTGCTGCTAAAGATAAACGATGCCGAATTGCAAGCACAACTAAAGAAACTTCAACTGCAAAAAGATGTAGCTGTACGCAACGAAGACCGACTGAAAAAACTACTCGCCATAAATGGTGTAGGGCAGCAGGATTACGATATTGCACTAAACCAACTCAACAATATTATTTCCGACATACAATTGCTGCAAGCTCAAATAGAGAAAACAGAAATTCGTGCTCCATTTTCAGGAAAAATCGGCTTGCGCAACGTAAGCAACGGAGCAGTAATTACACAAGGCACAACCGTTGCCACTTTGGTAAATAGCGATAAGTTGAGAGTAGATTTTTTTGTGCCGGAACGCTATGCAGGTGTAGTGGCAATTGGCAAACAAGTTCAACTTGAAATAGATGGCATTGCCACGCCTATTCAGGCAAAAGTAATAGCCACAGAATCTAAGATAGACTTGGCTTCGCGCAACATAAAAGTGAGAGCCGAAATAGAAAATACCAAGCATTTAATGCCGGGTTCATTTGCTAAAGTAAAACTGAACATACAAACAGAAAATTCCATTTTAATACCATCCGGCATTGTAATTGCCGAAGCAAGGGGCAAAAAAGTAATGCGTTTCGAAAATGGAAAAGCAACACCGGTGGCAATTGAAACAGGTATAAGAACTAAAGATGCCGTACAAGTAATTTCAGGAATTACAGCAGGCGATACCATTATTAGCAGCGGTATTATGTTCTTAAAACCCAATGCAGAGGTTACTGTTTCTAAAGTTGAATAA
- a CDS encoding glutamine synthetase III — protein sequence MFTNRKKAVETVVNRESVKPRLEGSKVSEYYGTNVFNDKAMREYLSDDAYKAVKEATRTGSKISREMADAVAAGMKVWAIKKGANSYTHWFQPLTDLTAEKHEMFFTPKGEDAIEVFGADALVQQEPDASSFPSGGIRATFEARGYTAWDPTSPAFIMEIGDGKTLCIPTIFISYTGETLDYKAPLLKSTAFLEKAALPVVHLFDKDVTKVTATLGWEQEYFLIDEALFYARPDLMATGRTLLGASSAKGQQLEDHYFGSIPERVYAYMLDLEVECHKLGIPLRARHNEVAPSQFECAPMFEEVSVAVDHNQLLMDLMERVARRHKLRVLLHEKPFAGINGSGKHNNWSMSTDTGKNLLSPGKTPKTNLLFLTFFVNVLKAVSEYGDLIRTSIASASNDHRLGANEAPPAIISAFIGSYMTNVLNEIEKRVAKGKYDELANASLKLDIHNKIPDVLLDNTDRNRTSPFAFTGNKFEIRAVGSSANCASNMAVMNTIMGQQLTDFKAEVDKLMKDGESKEGAIMRVIRQYITDSKKICFEGDGYSEAWEKEAKKRGLSNVKTTPYALDFLKVKKYKDLYIKNNILNEREIEARYEVENHKYVVKIDIEADTLADIAINQIIPAALEYSNKLITNVQGLKAVGAPATVSKAQKELVTSIAEKINTIKTNVDKLNTALANAHKVKSTADEAKYYCDKVKPAIETLRAEIDAIEGLVDDSVWPLPKYREMLFMK from the coding sequence ATGTTCACAAACAGAAAAAAAGCTGTAGAAACAGTAGTAAATCGCGAGTCGGTAAAACCGCGCTTAGAAGGAAGTAAAGTTTCAGAGTATTATGGCACCAACGTATTCAACGATAAAGCCATGCGCGAATACCTGAGCGATGACGCCTACAAAGCAGTAAAAGAAGCAACCCGCACAGGTAGCAAAATTAGCCGTGAAATGGCAGATGCCGTTGCCGCAGGCATGAAAGTTTGGGCTATTAAAAAAGGTGCAAACTCTTACACACACTGGTTTCAACCACTTACAGATTTAACTGCCGAGAAACACGAAATGTTCTTTACGCCAAAAGGAGAAGATGCCATTGAAGTATTTGGTGCAGATGCATTGGTACAGCAAGAACCCGATGCTTCTTCATTTCCAAGTGGTGGTATTCGTGCAACTTTTGAGGCAAGAGGTTATACAGCTTGGGATCCAACTTCACCGGCATTCATTATGGAAATTGGAGACGGCAAAACACTTTGCATTCCAACTATTTTCATTTCATACACTGGCGAAACACTCGACTATAAAGCACCACTTCTAAAAAGCACCGCATTCCTTGAAAAAGCAGCATTACCTGTAGTACACCTTTTCGATAAAGATGTAACTAAAGTTACTGCAACATTAGGTTGGGAACAAGAATATTTCTTAATAGATGAAGCATTATTTTATGCCCGCCCAGACTTAATGGCAACAGGCAGAACCTTACTGGGTGCATCATCTGCTAAAGGACAACAATTAGAAGACCATTATTTTGGCAGCATTCCTGAAAGAGTATATGCTTACATGCTCGATTTAGAAGTAGAATGCCACAAATTAGGCATACCGCTTCGCGCACGGCACAACGAAGTAGCACCATCTCAATTTGAATGTGCTCCAATGTTTGAAGAAGTAAGCGTAGCCGTAGACCACAACCAATTGCTTATGGATTTAATGGAGCGCGTAGCTCGCAGACATAAATTGCGTGTGCTACTTCACGAAAAACCATTTGCAGGCATAAACGGAAGCGGCAAACACAACAACTGGAGCATGAGCACCGATACCGGAAAAAACCTCCTCAGCCCGGGCAAAACACCTAAAACCAACTTACTATTCCTTACGTTTTTTGTAAACGTATTGAAAGCCGTAAGCGAATATGGCGATTTAATACGCACATCTATTGCATCTGCCAGCAACGACCACCGCTTAGGCGCCAACGAAGCTCCTCCGGCAATTATTTCTGCATTCATTGGCTCTTACATGACCAATGTTTTAAATGAAATTGAAAAACGGGTTGCCAAAGGAAAATACGATGAACTGGCAAACGCTTCCTTAAAATTAGACATCCACAATAAAATACCGGATGTATTGCTCGACAATACCGACAGAAACAGAACTTCTCCTTTTGCATTCACAGGCAATAAGTTTGAAATACGCGCTGTGGGTTCATCGGCAAACTGCGCTTCCAACATGGCTGTAATGAACACTATTATGGGCCAACAGCTTACCGATTTTAAAGCCGAAGTAGATAAACTAATGAAAGATGGCGAAAGCAAAGAAGGTGCTATTATGCGCGTTATTCGCCAATACATTACCGATAGCAAAAAGATTTGCTTTGAAGGAGACGGCTACAGCGAAGCATGGGAAAAAGAGGCTAAAAAACGCGGCTTAAGCAATGTGAAAACAACTCCTTATGCACTCGACTTTTTAAAGGTGAAAAAATACAAGGACTTGTATATCAAAAACAATATCCTTAATGAGCGCGAAATAGAAGCTCGCTATGAAGTTGAAAACCATAAATATGTTGTAAAAATAGACATCGAAGCCGATACTTTAGCCGATATTGCAATAAACCAAATTATACCTGCAGCATTGGAGTATTCAAATAAACTCATTACCAACGTACAAGGTTTAAAAGCAGTTGGCGCACCTGCAACCGTAAGCAAAGCGCAAAAAGAATTGGTAACATCTATTGCAGAAAAAATCAATACAATTAAAACAAACGTAGATAAGCTAAATACAGCATTGGCAAACGCACACAAAGTAAAATCTACGGCAGATGAAGCTAAGTACTACTGCGACAAAGTAAAACCTGCCATAGAAACATTAAGAGCAGAAATAGATGCTATCGAAGGCTTAGTGGACGATTCTGTTTGGCCACTTCCAAAATACAGAGAAATGTTGTTTATGAAATAA
- a CDS encoding UbiA family prenyltransferase, producing the protein MKAIFYQLSVVSRSRDWRLSFVPFIMGCVYLWLSWFAIELNSSSVFLVLLSLLTTVGFAALGYFINEYFDIASDARAGKVNKLAYLPVLLRVGLFLAALALAFVPWCWLPVNGVSWFLIGLQLLFFLLYSLPFPRLKEVPVVSNFIDAGYAYWIPLLLSHHTYALYAQKEWAYWMPLFSMAVFLIGFRNILIHQVNDVFNDRRAGMQTLPMHLGVDATTFLIKILLFHEVLFLTGVLVMIGIALPLHFAIVLVYIVAVSYKVWTNRVQFASPYFSIERTRHITDDVNQYVLPLSWLSILVLRHVGFIFLVPLHLLFLFPTAYLITAWTAVLLYCKAFWWWWVRFVTVTVRHGFSMCINYPIYLFMKLIGVDLAKEKMSLLEYCKKKFSSR; encoded by the coding sequence GTGAAGGCAATTTTTTACCAACTTTCTGTTGTATCGCGCTCACGCGACTGGCGTTTGAGTTTTGTACCATTCATCATGGGTTGTGTATATCTATGGTTGAGTTGGTTTGCAATTGAGTTGAACAGCAGCAGTGTTTTTTTGGTATTGCTTTCATTGCTTACAACAGTTGGATTTGCAGCTTTGGGATATTTCATAAATGAGTATTTCGATATAGCTAGCGATGCACGTGCCGGGAAGGTAAATAAACTGGCGTACTTGCCTGTGTTGTTACGAGTAGGACTGTTTTTAGCGGCTTTGGCATTGGCTTTTGTGCCTTGGTGCTGGCTGCCTGTGAATGGTGTATCTTGGTTTTTAATTGGTTTGCAGTTGCTCTTTTTTCTACTGTATTCGTTGCCATTCCCGCGGTTAAAGGAGGTGCCGGTGGTTTCTAATTTTATTGATGCCGGATATGCGTATTGGATTCCTTTACTATTGTCGCACCACACGTATGCGCTTTATGCGCAAAAGGAGTGGGCGTATTGGATGCCATTGTTTTCTATGGCGGTTTTCTTAATTGGGTTTAGGAATATTTTAATTCATCAAGTAAATGATGTGTTTAATGATAGGCGCGCAGGTATGCAAACTTTACCTATGCACTTAGGTGTAGATGCAACTACTTTTTTAATTAAGATATTGCTGTTTCACGAAGTGTTGTTTTTAACCGGAGTGTTGGTAATGATTGGAATTGCATTGCCACTTCATTTTGCAATAGTGCTGGTGTATATAGTTGCGGTATCGTATAAGGTATGGACTAATCGTGTGCAGTTTGCTTCACCTTATTTCTCTATTGAGCGTACACGCCATATTACAGACGATGTGAACCAATATGTGCTACCATTAAGTTGGTTGAGTATTCTTGTGTTGAGGCATGTTGGATTTATTTTTTTAGTACCACTACATTTGTTGTTTTTGTTTCCTACGGCTTATTTGATAACTGCATGGACTGCAGTGCTGCTTTACTGTAAAGCATTTTGGTGGTGGTGGGTGCGCTTTGTAACTGTAACGGTACGGCATGGTTTTAGTATGTGCATTAACTATCCAATTTATCTTTTCATGAAGTTGATAGGTGTAGATCTGGCAAAGGAAAAAATGAGTTTATTGGAGTATTGTAAAAAGAAATTTAGCAGCCGATAA
- the asnB gene encoding asparagine synthase (glutamine-hydrolyzing) — protein sequence MCGIAGIISRDGKVDAAALRCMTDAIRHRGPDDEGAWINDTATVGLGHRRLSFLDLSAQGRQPLCNEDKTIWITFNGEIYNYSELKETLRQLGHTFKSNTDSEVLVHAYEQWREAMLDKLVGMWAFAIWDEKTQTLFAARDRFGIKPLYYGNKHGKFVFASEIKAIAALPNFSLSLNYTAFADYFNYRYVPSPGTIWNELNKLPAAHYLIFKNGEITIKEYWRLESSNNIANYTQLLEEVGDLLQNSIRQHAVSDVPLGAFLSGGYDSSAIVYYLHKMNYPLQTFSIGFSGWNNSEHQYAEQVAALFNSNHTSYIVNNAHLDLLEHLAWVYDEPLADISTLPTYMVSKVASQKVKAVMSGEGSDEIFVGYTWQRQFTPLSFKQKVKYFFEKHRNPFTVEYYANAMAMGRMDTAEQRYLLHPNLHSYISANSDWFYAAQYRKELPPLKAVQYMDVKCFMNELVLAKIDRASMANSLEVRVPFLHHTLFEKIFSLSSSVYHHPEQTKVLLFEQLKEVLPQEILNRKKQGFVGPDVYYQNIDWYRTVLDNSRLVGDKLLNKLAVEQYLKTNDSWRLWKIAVMEMWYRKWM from the coding sequence ATGTGTGGAATAGCAGGAATTATTAGCAGAGATGGAAAGGTAGATGCCGCAGCATTGCGTTGCATGACAGATGCTATTCGCCATAGAGGACCCGATGATGAAGGTGCTTGGATAAACGATACTGCTACGGTTGGGTTGGGGCATAGGCGATTGTCGTTTCTCGATTTAAGTGCGCAAGGGCGGCAGCCACTTTGTAACGAAGACAAAACTATATGGATTACATTTAATGGAGAAATATACAATTATAGTGAACTGAAAGAAACACTCCGGCAGTTGGGGCACACTTTTAAGTCGAATACCGATAGCGAAGTATTGGTGCATGCATACGAACAATGGCGCGAAGCCATGTTGGATAAATTGGTAGGAATGTGGGCTTTTGCAATTTGGGACGAAAAAACGCAAACTTTATTTGCCGCCCGCGACCGTTTTGGCATAAAACCATTGTATTATGGCAATAAACATGGCAAGTTTGTATTTGCATCGGAGATAAAGGCCATTGCAGCATTGCCTAATTTTAGTCTTTCACTTAACTATACAGCTTTTGCAGATTACTTTAATTATCGTTATGTGCCATCGCCCGGTACTATCTGGAATGAATTGAATAAACTTCCGGCTGCACACTATTTGATTTTTAAAAATGGGGAGATAACAATAAAAGAATATTGGCGTTTAGAAAGCAGTAATAATATTGCCAACTACACGCAATTGTTGGAAGAAGTGGGAGACCTGTTGCAAAATTCCATAAGGCAGCATGCTGTGAGCGATGTACCTTTAGGTGCATTTTTAAGTGGAGGTTACGATAGCTCTGCCATTGTTTATTATCTACATAAAATGAACTATCCACTGCAAACTTTTTCTATTGGATTTAGCGGTTGGAATAATAGCGAACATCAATATGCAGAGCAGGTTGCGGCATTGTTTAATAGTAACCATACTTCATATATCGTAAACAATGCACATTTAGATTTACTGGAGCATTTGGCATGGGTGTACGATGAGCCATTGGCAGATATATCTACACTGCCAACTTACATGGTAAGTAAGGTTGCATCGCAGAAAGTAAAAGCTGTAATGAGTGGCGAGGGTAGCGATGAAATTTTTGTGGGATACACTTGGCAGCGCCAGTTTACTCCTCTTAGCTTTAAGCAAAAGGTAAAGTACTTTTTTGAGAAGCATCGCAATCCATTTACGGTAGAGTACTATGCTAATGCAATGGCAATGGGACGCATGGATACTGCAGAACAGCGCTATTTGTTGCACCCCAATTTACATTCCTATATAAGTGCCAACAGCGATTGGTTTTATGCAGCGCAATATCGTAAGGAGTTGCCTCCACTTAAAGCTGTTCAATACATGGATGTAAAATGCTTTATGAACGAATTGGTGCTTGCAAAGATAGACCGTGCCAGTATGGCAAATAGTTTGGAGGTGCGAGTGCCATTCTTACATCATACGTTGTTTGAAAAGATATTTAGCCTGTCATCGTCAGTGTATCATCACCCTGAGCAAACTAAAGTTTTGCTTTTTGAGCAGTTAAAAGAGGTGTTGCCTCAGGAAATTTTAAATAGAAAGAAGCAAGGATTTGTGGGGCCCGATGTCTATTACCAAAACATAGATTGGTATCGCACGGTATTAGATAATTCAAGGTTGGTAGGAGATAAGTTACTGAATAAATTGGCAGTAGAGCAATATCTAAAAACAAATGATAGCTGGCGGCTTTGGAAGATTGCAGTAATGGAAATGTGGTATAGAAAGTGGATGTAA
- a CDS encoding twitch domain-containing radical SAM protein — protein MKLNEQVLSSYAASRSNTYKKIVCHAPFVNLNFEQNGNVRACCYNFKDVLGTWPKQTIKEIWEGTQAVELRKHIRNNELGGGCTECGNMIIAGNYQGARANSSDEYAPNNLSSRIHYFRNKLNGHINYPKVLEFELSNECNLECVMCNGYFSSSIRKNRENLPPVKTPYNDKFVDELEEFIPHLTDAKFLGGEPFMIEIYLKIWERILKINPAVRIHITTNGTILNNRIKDLLEGLNAGIIVSIDSLTEDTYKKIRVNGNFKKVMENLEYLRDYTKRKHTFISIASCPIIYNWKELPAMLNFCIEKEIALYFNAVFSPAELSLKEQSKVYLEEVIAYLENQPVPEIKGNPKSPKNLSIKAYNDFVKLLHGWLQEKMQTPIVENEHYSFEKSTYEKQEDIVWSLPLLFSKIETLDAMTQQGYVNKEVDFLNEITNIFVLTPPEHLEEVFVYYMKREAGDNVDTAKASEIASIINNHAMRETILVQMAKASPKVLAENLIALDIQQMKLLLSTQF, from the coding sequence ATGAAATTAAATGAACAAGTGTTAAGCAGCTATGCAGCCTCGCGCAGCAATACGTACAAGAAAATAGTATGCCATGCTCCTTTTGTAAACTTAAATTTTGAACAGAATGGAAATGTTAGAGCCTGCTGCTATAATTTTAAAGATGTGCTTGGTACATGGCCCAAGCAAACCATAAAAGAAATTTGGGAAGGTACGCAGGCCGTTGAGTTGCGAAAGCATATTCGCAACAACGAGTTGGGAGGCGGTTGCACAGAATGCGGCAATATGATTATTGCCGGAAATTACCAAGGTGCCCGCGCAAATTCTTCAGATGAGTATGCGCCCAACAATCTTTCCTCTCGCATACATTATTTTAGAAACAAACTAAACGGGCACATAAATTATCCAAAAGTATTAGAGTTTGAACTTAGCAATGAATGCAATTTAGAGTGTGTAATGTGCAATGGTTATTTCTCTTCGAGTATTCGCAAAAACAGAGAAAATTTGCCTCCTGTAAAAACACCTTACAACGATAAATTTGTGGATGAGTTAGAAGAGTTTATTCCACACTTAACTGATGCTAAATTCTTAGGTGGGGAGCCATTTATGATTGAAATTTATCTGAAAATTTGGGAGCGAATTTTAAAGATAAACCCTGCTGTACGCATACATATTACCACAAATGGTACTATTCTAAACAATCGAATAAAAGATTTGTTGGAAGGTTTAAATGCAGGCATAATTGTGTCCATAGATTCGCTTACAGAGGATACATACAAGAAAATAAGAGTGAATGGAAACTTTAAAAAAGTAATGGAAAACTTAGAGTATTTGCGCGATTATACCAAACGTAAGCACACATTTATTTCTATTGCATCATGCCCCATTATTTACAATTGGAAAGAGTTGCCTGCAATGCTCAATTTCTGTATAGAGAAGGAAATAGCTTTGTATTTTAATGCTGTTTTTTCACCAGCTGAGTTATCGCTGAAAGAGCAATCGAAAGTGTATTTAGAAGAGGTGATTGCATATTTAGAAAACCAACCCGTACCGGAAATAAAGGGGAACCCTAAATCGCCCAAGAATTTAAGCATTAAGGCATATAATGATTTTGTGAAATTATTGCACGGCTGGTTGCAAGAAAAAATGCAAACACCTATTGTAGAAAACGAACACTATTCTTTTGAAAAATCCACCTACGAAAAACAAGAAGATATAGTATGGTCGCTGCCGTTGCTCTTTAGTAAAATTGAAACTTTAGATGCAATGACCCAACAAGGTTATGTAAATAAAGAAGTGGATTTTTTGAATGAAATCACGAATATATTTGTGCTTACGCCACCGGAACATTTAGAAGAAGTTTTTGTGTATTATATGAAAAGGGAAGCAGGAGATAATGTAGATACTGCAAAAGCCTCGGAGATTGCATCTATTATAAATAACCATGCCATGCGCGAAACTATCTTAGTACAAATGGCCAAGGCTTCGCCAAAGGTGCTTGCAGAAAATTTAATTGCATTAGATATTCAACAAATGAAATTGTTGCTGAGTACTCAGTTTTAA
- a CDS encoding radical SAM protein has product MKQQILKLLSKAASTLRNNPEGINLPSEVIVAYNAARGKPHSKHICHAPFSNMYFNVHGDCAPCWLTFTEPDSYPQKSIREIWFGEKYQTLRKNLLAYNLNDKCGVCLKNLNIGNYTSVLAKAYDVNEPAAYPSMLELELNNTCNLECVMCIGELSSSIRKNREKLPAIRSPYDEAFVEQLEEFIPHLKELRFNGGEPFLIGIVFKIFEKVEKLNPKLKIVIATNGTVLNYKVKEWLSKLNIHINLSLDSLTPHIYETIRVNAHFERVMEHFLFYHQYCKTNQRTLCIMVNPMRNNWHEMPEFIRFVNKHNVNIWFNTIHRPLEWSIWALPSNELENIYHTLSNVSFSKDERNAPLAAYNIGIYKNLIEVQFKNWLNEAIDRERAEETERKNINENTARQLLKDRITHYIYLNTNEGEEQKKYKVEIIFNKLDTTKQALQTRYGISNFYINFYKAPVDILSKEVESKSVPELIAGYEKHYV; this is encoded by the coding sequence ATGAAACAGCAGATACTAAAGCTATTAAGTAAAGCAGCTAGTACTTTACGCAACAATCCCGAAGGCATAAACCTTCCATCGGAAGTTATTGTTGCATACAATGCAGCACGTGGGAAACCGCATAGCAAACACATTTGCCATGCCCCCTTCAGCAATATGTATTTTAATGTACATGGCGATTGCGCACCATGCTGGCTTACTTTTACAGAACCCGACTCATATCCCCAAAAATCTATACGAGAAATTTGGTTTGGCGAAAAATACCAAACACTCAGAAAAAACCTATTGGCATACAACCTGAATGACAAATGCGGTGTTTGCTTGAAAAATTTGAACATTGGAAATTACACCTCTGTGTTGGCAAAAGCCTACGATGTAAATGAGCCGGCAGCATACCCAAGCATGCTGGAATTAGAGCTCAACAATACCTGCAATTTAGAATGCGTAATGTGCATTGGAGAATTATCTTCATCTATCCGTAAAAACAGAGAAAAATTACCCGCCATCCGTAGTCCATACGATGAGGCATTTGTAGAGCAACTAGAAGAATTTATACCTCACCTTAAAGAACTCCGATTTAATGGAGGCGAACCTTTTTTGATTGGAATTGTTTTTAAAATTTTTGAAAAAGTAGAAAAACTAAATCCCAAGCTAAAAATTGTAATAGCCACCAATGGAACCGTACTCAATTACAAAGTGAAAGAATGGCTGAGTAAACTCAATATTCATATCAACCTTTCGCTCGATTCGCTTACACCACACATCTATGAAACCATTAGAGTAAATGCCCACTTCGAACGGGTTATGGAGCATTTTTTATTCTACCATCAATACTGCAAAACCAACCAACGCACACTATGCATTATGGTAAATCCCATGCGAAATAACTGGCACGAAATGCCCGAATTTATTCGCTTTGTAAACAAACACAATGTAAATATTTGGTTCAATACCATTCACCGCCCATTAGAATGGAGTATTTGGGCATTGCCATCCAACGAGCTGGAAAATATTTACCATACTCTTTCAAATGTTTCATTTAGTAAAGATGAAAGAAATGCGCCTTTGGCAGCGTACAACATCGGCATTTACAAAAACCTCATAGAAGTTCAGTTTAAAAACTGGCTAAACGAAGCTATTGATCGCGAAAGAGCAGAAGAAACGGAAAGAAAAAACATAAATGAAAATACTGCCCGCCAACTGCTTAAAGATAGAATTACACATTACATTTACCTCAATACAAACGAGGGAGAAGAGCAGAAAAAATATAAAGTAGAAATTATCTTCAATAAACTTGACACCACTAAGCAAGCCTTACAAACAAGATATGGCATAAGCAATTTTTATATCAATTTCTACAAAGCTCCGGTAGATATTCTTTCAAAAGAAGTAGAGTCTAAATCCGTGCCGGAACTAATTGCCGGATACGAAAAGCACTATGTATAG
- a CDS encoding SPASM domain-containing protein: MDLIEHIKTRLTDKRTHEASQKAGYHTLNLKQYRQYNHFRHLGAKPVFCYVPFNSLTFSFSGKVFACSYNRDVQLGQYPNQTIDEIWNSTEANQLRTHMLHNDLNYGCQHCKYFFEKGKFSNLKPLVFDKYYKNTAAHFPQVMEFELSNECNLECQMCVGEVSSSIRKNRDKLPPIPMPYDDTFLEQLAKYIPHLKEAKFYGGEPFLISIYYKIWDLVKQLNPKLPLFVITNGSHWNSKIEALINDLDFDIAVSIDAVDKNTVESIRKNIQHEKLMNNIKRFSEVCRKKGKYLSLSFTVQKDNWRELPRVINLCNEVDAFIFISYLERPVQFSITEYNTQELALILDYMQHVSLPRFTQKERHNYRCFEDFKKYIQTYINNPEEKRYLEYRFEAELVQNENPELIHKRKDIHISQVVTPNEVLQQLRTAAANTILPNGLTIQDIEEKVKAVTSTFTEEEQTKIYSMIVLGNPDIALQSLIENDVEHLKTKARETLPFIKLVSK; encoded by the coding sequence ATGGACTTAATAGAACACATTAAAACCCGCCTTACGGATAAACGAACCCATGAGGCATCTCAAAAAGCCGGATACCACACGCTTAATCTGAAGCAGTACCGCCAATACAACCACTTTCGCCACTTAGGTGCTAAGCCAGTATTTTGCTATGTACCGTTTAATAGCTTAACCTTTTCCTTCTCAGGCAAAGTATTTGCTTGCTCTTACAACAGAGATGTGCAATTAGGACAATATCCCAACCAAACTATAGACGAAATTTGGAATAGTACCGAGGCAAACCAATTGCGCACACACATGCTGCACAACGATCTCAATTATGGCTGCCAGCATTGCAAATACTTTTTTGAAAAAGGTAAATTCAGCAACTTAAAACCTTTAGTTTTTGATAAGTACTATAAAAACACAGCTGCACATTTTCCTCAAGTAATGGAGTTTGAACTTAGCAACGAATGCAACCTCGAATGCCAAATGTGTGTGGGCGAAGTGAGCAGCAGCATCCGAAAAAATAGAGATAAACTACCGCCAATTCCAATGCCCTATGACGACACTTTCTTAGAGCAGTTGGCTAAATATATTCCACACTTAAAGGAAGCTAAATTTTATGGTGGAGAACCATTTTTAATTTCAATCTATTACAAAATTTGGGATTTAGTAAAACAACTAAACCCCAAATTACCACTATTTGTTATTACTAATGGTAGCCACTGGAATAGTAAAATAGAAGCCCTTATCAACGATCTTGATTTCGATATTGCCGTAAGCATTGATGCTGTAGATAAGAATACTGTTGAAAGCATTCGCAAGAATATTCAGCATGAAAAACTAATGAATAACATCAAGCGATTTAGTGAGGTTTGTAGAAAAAAAGGCAAATACCTATCGCTCAGTTTTACGGTACAAAAAGATAACTGGCGCGAACTACCAAGAGTTATTAACCTTTGCAACGAGGTAGATGCTTTTATCTTTATCAGCTATTTAGAAAGACCTGTTCAATTCTCTATTACAGAATATAATACGCAGGAGCTAGCGTTAATCTTAGATTACATGCAACACGTTTCGCTTCCGCGCTTTACGCAAAAAGAAAGGCACAATTACAGATGCTTTGAAGACTTTAAAAAGTATATTCAAACATACATAAACAATCCAGAAGAAAAACGCTATCTCGAATATCGCTTTGAAGCAGAGTTGGTTCAAAACGAGAACCCGGAACTTATTCACAAACGCAAAGACATACATATTTCGCAAGTAGTAACCCCAAACGAAGTGCTGCAACAGTTGCGCACTGCCGCTGCCAACACAATTTTGCCAAACGGACTTACCATACAAGATATTGAAGAAAAAGTAAAAGCAGTTACCTCAACATTTACTGAAGAAGAACAAACAAAAATATACAGTATGATAGTACTTGGCAATCCCGATATTGCATTACAATCGCTCATTGAAAATGATGTAGAACACTTGAAAACTAAGGCGCGCGAAACACTACCATTTATTAAATTAGTATCGAAATGA